One Mangrovimonas cancribranchiae DNA segment encodes these proteins:
- a CDS encoding transglycosylase domain-containing protein produces MAKKKQVKQEQGFSKYVRWFWMLFLGGLLFVALLFVLARFEVFGEMPDHTVLENPKTSLATEIISADGKTLGKFYFNDNRTPVGYDDLPQHLVNALIATEDARYYSHSGIDAWGTLRAVVKMGSGGGASTISQQLAKQLFHGEGSTNIAERITQKIKEWIIAIRLERQYTKEEIIAMYFNIYDFGNNADGIRSASRIYFNKEPRDLDIKESAMLVGMFKNSSLYNPRPHRNPVGTKNRRNVVLSQMEKYEFIDEKLKDSLQKTELDLNYSPESHREGMATYFREYLRDFMKQWIENNRKPDGSKYDLYGDGLKVYTTIDSRMQQHAEEAIQKHMPRLQAEFDHQNTPKRNATAPFLGLTESEISGLMKRSMKQSERWRHMKYDLGKSDKEIEASFNKPTQMTVFSWKGEIDTIMKPLDSMRYYKSFLHPGMMSMNPQTGHVKVWVGGMNYKHFQYDHVKQGRRQVGSTFKPFVYATAIDQLHLSPCDELPNTQITIEAGKYGNTKPWTPKNAGGKYGGNLTLKNALANSVNTITARLMNKVGPQPVIDLVKKLGVEAEIPVVPSIALGAADLSVYEMVAAYATFANAGVYNEPVMVTHIEDKNGTVLYQFKPESRDVLSAETAYVTVNLMEGVTQSGSGQRLRHTWASKVPVYKEIITGYPYELSNPIAGKTGTTQNQSDGWFMGMVPNLVTGVWVGAEDRAAHFRTITYGQGASMALPIWGMFMKSCYEDDQLNVSKAEFEKPKELTINVDCETYQEEEENTLPEENIPDELDF; encoded by the coding sequence ATGGCAAAGAAAAAACAAGTTAAACAGGAGCAAGGTTTTTCAAAATACGTAAGATGGTTTTGGATGCTTTTTTTAGGCGGACTTTTATTTGTTGCCTTATTATTTGTTTTGGCACGATTTGAAGTTTTTGGCGAAATGCCAGATCACACCGTTTTAGAAAACCCTAAAACAAGCTTAGCTACCGAAATTATATCGGCAGATGGAAAAACACTAGGTAAATTTTACTTTAACGACAACAGAACACCTGTAGGTTACGACGATTTGCCACAGCATTTAGTAAATGCTTTAATCGCTACCGAAGACGCCCGTTACTACAGTCACTCAGGAATTGACGCTTGGGGGACTTTACGAGCAGTCGTAAAAATGGGAAGTGGCGGAGGTGCTAGTACTATCTCACAACAATTAGCAAAACAATTATTTCATGGCGAAGGCTCAACCAATATAGCCGAAAGAATTACCCAGAAAATTAAAGAGTGGATAATTGCTATTCGTTTAGAACGCCAATATACCAAAGAAGAAATTATTGCCATGTATTTTAATATTTATGATTTTGGTAATAATGCCGATGGCATTCGTTCAGCATCGCGTATTTATTTCAACAAAGAACCACGAGATTTAGATATTAAAGAATCTGCCATGTTGGTAGGTATGTTTAAAAATTCGTCGTTATATAATCCTAGACCACATAGAAATCCTGTTGGTACAAAAAACAGACGTAATGTGGTGTTAAGCCAAATGGAAAAATATGAGTTTATCGATGAAAAATTAAAAGATTCACTCCAAAAAACAGAATTAGATTTAAACTATTCACCAGAATCGCACCGTGAAGGAATGGCCACTTATTTTAGAGAATATTTACGCGATTTTATGAAGCAATGGATTGAAAACAACCGTAAGCCAGACGGCTCTAAATACGATCTTTATGGCGATGGATTAAAAGTGTATACCACAATAGATTCTCGTATGCAACAACACGCCGAAGAGGCCATACAAAAACACATGCCAAGGCTTCAAGCAGAGTTTGATCATCAAAACACACCTAAACGTAATGCAACAGCACCGTTTTTAGGACTTACAGAGTCTGAAATAAGTGGACTAATGAAGCGTTCTATGAAACAATCTGAGCGCTGGAGACACATGAAATACGATTTAGGAAAATCGGATAAAGAGATTGAAGCATCGTTTAACAAACCAACACAAATGACGGTGTTTTCTTGGAAAGGTGAAATAGATACCATTATGAAGCCACTAGATTCTATGCGTTATTACAAATCATTCTTACATCCAGGAATGATGAGTATGAACCCACAAACAGGACATGTTAAAGTTTGGGTTGGTGGTATGAATTATAAGCATTTTCAATACGACCATGTCAAGCAAGGAAGACGCCAAGTAGGATCTACATTTAAACCATTTGTTTACGCTACAGCCATAGACCAATTACATTTATCGCCATGCGACGAATTGCCTAACACACAAATTACCATAGAAGCCGGTAAATATGGGAATACAAAACCATGGACACCAAAAAATGCGGGAGGTAAATACGGTGGTAACTTAACATTAAAAAACGCTCTGGCAAACTCGGTAAATACAATTACGGCTCGTTTAATGAACAAAGTAGGGCCACAACCTGTTATCGATCTTGTAAAAAAACTAGGTGTAGAAGCCGAAATACCTGTTGTACCATCTATAGCATTGGGTGCAGCAGACTTGAGTGTTTACGAAATGGTAGCAGCTTATGCCACATTTGCTAATGCAGGAGTATATAACGAACCTGTTATGGTAACACATATTGAAGATAAAAACGGTACCGTATTATACCAATTTAAACCAGAATCGCGCGATGTATTAAGTGCCGAAACCGCTTATGTAACTGTAAACCTAATGGAAGGTGTTACCCAAAGTGGTTCTGGACAACGATTAAGACACACTTGGGCTTCTAAAGTGCCCGTTTACAAAGAAATTATCACGGGATATCCTTACGAACTTTCCAATCCAATTGCAGGAAAAACAGGAACCACACAAAACCAAAGTGATGGTTGGTTTATGGGTATGGTACCTAATTTGGTAACTGGTGTTTGGGTTGGTGCCGAAGACCGTGCAGCTCACTTTAGAACGATTACTTACGGGCAAGGAGCTTCTATGGCATTACCTATTTGGGGAATGTTTATGAAAAGCTGTTATGAAGACGACCAACTTAATGTCTCTAAAGCAGAATTTGAAAAACCAAAAGAGTTAACTATTAATGTTGATTGTGAGACTTACCAGGAAGAAGAAGAAAATACATTACCTGAAGAAAACATACCAGACGAGTTAGATTTTTAA